AATCAATTACCATACTTCCAACTCATTGTTAATagcaaaatatattgtttttttactgAATTTCTTAATTCAAGCAATGTGTGAACTCGCATTAATCTATACCACAATTTTGCTTATCCTGTTGCTAAGCAATCATCACATGTTCTGGTTATTGTTCAAgtgtattattataaacatttgtACTACTATTTATACCTTTTGCCATTGTAATTGAGAActaaattttttgtttcaaagtaGCTCATTGTTAATTTGTTATGGTGTTTATTTATTCTACAAATAAACAGAGCTGTAATCTCAACAGAAACGAGCCCTAATTGCTTGACAAAAATCACCACCAGATACAACAGTTTTCTAACTTTCAACaatcacattgtgatgtctatggacgtttgtaacaaaacaaaacaaaaatagaaacaaatccaactaaaattatTCACAAATTATCTATATTCATGGTCAATGTAGAAACaaaatatgtgtatttaatGTAATAGTAAACCAAATGTTACAATTTCTTATCATTATAATAGTTTGaatgtaaaataatgtatacTTTGTACAaagtttattgtatttattttcccTTTTGCGCATCGACAAGGTCTATGTCCTGATTTGGGAACATAAAATTTTGACTTAATATTATCTTTCAAGACTTTTTCATCAGATGCACCATATACTGTCATAAACgtttcagttttattaaaattatttaataatatttattcaggtTGATGGTCTCAATGATGATTACAAAATGGAATCTCAAAGGGATATACACCACCGGGCCACTGATGATCTTGCAGAAGCTGGTCTCCATCATGTACATCTATCCTTCCATCTTACAAGCATATATGACCATTCAATATTTGAAGCATTTAGCAAAGTAGTCCAAAAGCTAATACCTCAGTTGCCTACATTAGAAAATCTTTTAAATATACTGATATCTGTAAGTATTCTTTTACTGAATAGTAAttatattgattgattgaaaaataatatataaaaagagataaaaaaacaatataataacaatataaaggTGTTGCCTTGATCTTGAATCGCTATCCTACTCGGAAGGGTTCCTGTTATGTCCATGGACACCAATACCAACTTAACACAAGGGACTACAAAATTGTTGTAGACAGtcatactaaaatataaacttaCTGTGTTTCAAACtttgtgaaaattattttccacagttttttcttttctaaacATTGCTTGCCAACAAATGCAACAAATAGAGTATTTGAAATATTCTCGGAGCCGAAATTTGTTTACATGAATAATTTTCTTCTTTCTGGCCGATATATAAGGATTAGATTTAATACTTTCTCCTGACCTATGACCTCACTATGAGGCAGGCAGGgacttccatgagcgacggtaacaacttaccatcaggtagaccgtacgctcgtctgcctataaaagcaataaaaaacacatgCTGCATCTCTTAGTCGGGTATGTGGTGCTGCAACTCTTAGTCGGGTATGTATGTGGAAGGTTGTGGGCGTGCTCCTCCTGGTTGAAGTTCATGCTCGCCTGTCCAATGAAGCTGCACCTATATCCGCGCCAACAGCCACCATCTAAAAAAAACACGAGGGCACAACCCTACATACTGTAGtggtttttaaatacatataactttttacaaaattttaactttGCAGAATTCCGGAATAGAAAAGGCATTCCTATTTGATGTAGTATCAAAGATTTATATAGCCACTGACAGTTCACCAGTAGATATGCAAAGCTATGAGCTTTGCTGTGATATGATTGATGTCGTAATTGATATATCTTGTATTTATGGGTATGTATGAAGATTTCTTATGTTGTCACATTTAtagaatagaaaattatatattgaagtgaaaacttctttagaatcgtgatttcaaaccggatgcaacggaaaaaacgacaggtaagagacacaaatacaaaaatgtgtaggatgaagccagcaaagaatgagacagaaatatacatactatttaatacagcgccatctgtgagattttttaatactaacgtgtgtatgaaagctcttgtagtgaattttaatttaggattatacgtgaagttaaaatatcaattcacagagggcgctaccttacaattatttactaatgacaaaattttacatatacttaagacgtttaggataattgtattttaattttggaaggtttcacttctaccacgtgtgaattgcacacatgttttttctttttatactgttgtcaaaataacatttttatctaCCTTGATAGCTAAATAACACAAAATAACCAttctaaattaaactgaattatttgctaatttaattatttgtttaatagcATGGTGGATGAAACTGAAACAAATACGTTCAACAATGAAAGTTCGAGTTTGATAAAACTAAACAATGGTACTGTACTATATCTACGAGAGGTCAACAAATTCTTGGCATTGGTTTGCATTCTCAGGGAAGAAAATTTCCAAAAACAAGGTATACAGTTTGCTatcctaaaaattaaaaagaaaaaacatactaatataaatgtaataatatgttACTAATATATCCCTTTAATGTGTATTAAAGGGGTATGTTAGATATGATAGATGTCATAGCATTGATTATAACGTTAAGCAGTGATTGTGGAAGTACTGAGAAATTAAAACAGTTaacttgtttaaaaaatattataatgtattataatatatatcgagggatgataaaatatttgatttaagcaacattttggCAACTTTAcatgagagccatttaaagattaaaatttggaaacaatatcgtaacaaaaaaacttcttcggctatttcaatggtgtaaacttaattgaagttcaattaaaaacattgactGTTGATActtatactaaataaaacgcacctttaattacaaagataaatgtcgcttaataaGTGAAatgcttaaactaaatagtcTTGTGCCCctagaattattaaaaatataatttaatgtactataatgtattatgtagtttaaaatgtaccatttttttattgctcagatgggtggacgagctcacagcccacctggtgttatgtggttactggaacccatagacatctactatcatagatataagttctaaagtctcaagtatagttacaacggctgctccacccttcaaaccgaaacgctttactgcttcacggcagaaataaacagggtgatggtacctacccgcgcggactcacaaaagggactaccagtaattacgcaaatttaattttgcgggtttgatttttattatacgatattattccttcaccgtgaaagtcaatcgtgaacatttgttaagtacgtatttcattagaaaaattggtactcgcctgatattcgaacaccagtgcatcgtatgcaccggacgtcttatcctttaggccacgacgatttcagtACCTTCAATACCTTATACATAATGACTACCTTAATAGAAATTGACCGACGGAGAGACTGATTAGGAGTACGTAGGGAGTTATCAGGGGTGGGGTATCATAAatcaaaagttttattaattggTACAGGAACAAAAAATGGTTGGGAAGCACTGCACTACAGTGTAATTTTATCTTGAATGTTAGTAAAAGTATAAATCATATTTGTATGTGATTTAAACATTTCTTTGCTGATTTGACAACATCTACCAAGCCAAGAGCCAAGAGCACACCTTTACaaagatgttttatttttacaacaactttcaataaaaataaatatagtacattgtgcaccgcgggagaaaagttggacatttcctccagcgtgttttttgtttttcaattttttctcctaccaggccgaaagttcgtggagtactgagccggggtccaggggcgaagccctggccgggAGTCGGGGGGGGCGGACCCCCCCCCTactcataaaaataacaatttcacttttgttatttttaaataaactactactaattgaactaagaactgtctgatgaactcatctttgtttaatacttcacttttaaattttattgccttttgtttatttcacttttacactaaatacaatattgcaaattaccggAGCACAACAACGGCGTAGAATTTTatgtgcgtgagagcagacgtagacactaacgcgcatgcgcacttgtacccagggagaaaaagttactttctttcctgtacagcgggaggaaaagttacactttcttccctgtacagcggtaCGAAAActgaactttcggcgtaggtaggacaaaaaaattgtttgtactGTGTAATATGACCGCAatcaataaatgataaaaaccATGAGATTATTGCTACCTATCTAGTTACACTAAACATAAGTTAAAACAAAAACgtacttaatgttttttttttttaaggtgtGATCGATTACAATTTCTTATGTTTCCGGCATGCTATTACGCAAGTCTTTGAACTTCGTAATAAATGTCAAAGTTCTGGAACTGACAGAAGAAGATCGGGTACTCCAGATGCTGTTCCAAACGGTGCTGCAGATTCCACTGAGAGTACTTCAGATCATTCACAGCCTCAGTTAGCATAATACACTTATACTGTaaatagatatatttaaaatacttttattgcaaatttattaaattgtgatacctacaataaatgaataaaattaatatcatttcggaattaattatttatctgTACCTAAGAAGTAAACTGGTTTTTGAAGGGAAATTCTACTTTTTCATTTCTGTAGATGGGTAAACATGCATTTGGTCCAACTTGTGTATCTGTGTCTCGGAACATAGACATCCAagattgaattttttattggtaggactggtgggcgagctcatggccctcctggttttaaatggttgCCATTTCCACGTCGATGCGGGCACCCCAAagtgtattattatctatagGGCACCCGCCATGACACATGAGGTTTGAGTTTCCGTTATATAGTATAACTCCTGTACTACAAAAAGGAAAACACATTGCTTCTCGACAGAAATAGCCAAGGTCGTTGTATTTATTCGTGCGAGCTCCCAAACACCATACAAATTTCGCTAACAACCTTTGAACTTGAACAAGAATATGTCGAAATCTAGAATTATAATGACCGCATTGACGCCGTGTCCTATCCTTAATGCATTTGTTTCGCgattgaaataggcaggatggagAGGGATACAACAACTAACAGTTTTAATCTATACattcaaacatttttaataaaaattcatgAGGTTGTCTAACAGAATTCaccacttaaaaataaatattttcgttGTCGTTAGTTTTTATGCCAATAGAAAAACAACATGGATATGGTGAAAACAAACtgtaaacttaaaatattgtgttttatttttattttagaagtACATTTTATTGTCtaaattaaacaaaagaaaaaaaatgaatcgATTTTTCGATACATCAACATTTACTTATCGAGTACGGTACCTACCTATCACTCTTATAATGTGTATATAATCTTTATATTTCCTCCCTTATAATCTTTAGCACCTATCACACAGCTAGATTGTATGTATGGAGGGTGGAgataaggagaaccgtctcttaTCAACTCTTATgagagaagcttgaaaaagtgccCCCTTTTCtacactaaataacagttcagaAATCCTcaagaatggcgctagcataggcacagggtatgatatgaattaagCAGTTgttgattgaagtatgctgagttaggaaatttaatagaTTTAATGATTAGAGTAGTtcgtgacagtgtaatatacaagacctcacatgtttacgtagtccaaactaatttcgtcaatataacctaaaattattgctgtggatATTATGTGGAAATAGCCACCATTTTACGAACGTTATAAGGGAGTCAATAGAAACTAAAGTGTATCTATGGTCAATAGAAcagacaaggctgtatgggcttagatctctttgcctttcctaataaggaaaaattttaccaaaaaaaatatctatggtTAGTAGTCAGCCAATTGTAAAACGACGTCCCACAAAGAGTTtctgttttcatattttttaaacaaagtgATTCTTCTTGATttagattattaaaaaagtGAATGTTATTGTTAGTTCTATAAATATTGTATCTAAACCACACCAAATTTCTAAAGTGGATTATAATTATTCTGGTAAGTGTTCCAAAAATTTTGTAACAAAAGAAATTTgcagttttcaaatattttattaatgtttcctTCCACCCGCTTTAAATTTACAGTAAAACGTATGTACCTAAATGGGggcttattttaaatttgataacgttgattgtaaaaaatatggttttattaatataaatgaagCTGCTGTTGTAGCAGCGATCAAATCGTAATTGTACCTACCAATCTTGAAGTCAAGttagaaaaaatttaaaagacaaGTTCCTTTGATGCACCCAGTTTATTTTGTATGAAACACGAAAAAATAGATAAATCCACAAAAACTGATTGAAGATGCGTTATTAATTTGTGGTATAGTATATGGTCTTGGTTTTTGTAAATCGATAGCTACTTTGTCAAATTTGTATAAGTGTGGGAGGAATACCACAAATAACATCTCTGTTCCTCCAGGAAATCAGTCATTCAACTCAATTTGCTAACCTAGGATAGCATCCTTGATAATAagaagtataaaaaaatttagggatccttattaaaactccaataacgtagtgcaaggtgtaaaaaaattacctaaaatattctttacatcgcgtgccctatgaaaattattgatgataggataaaataatgtactacgactttatagaacacattattatttacaaaaagtgttgtgacagcacatgtctaactattatagttatgccgcaataagtgttattttatttaaaaaaataaaacaacgtcaaatatcgttgaaaatttgttaaagacccaaggggagctggagcgggccgcttgtatgtATACAAAGCTATGGTGTGTTGCAACAAAACAAAGCTAAGCTAAGTCAGGGATAGCTTTAAACTGCCTTCTCGTCAATCTTTCCAGTCAGTCAATCCATTCTTTCAAAGTAAATTATCTCATTATTTCTTGTTTGTGTAAATGGCAGGTATATGGTGGATTTTGGTGCTACTGTGaatctttataatataattagctaTTTTGCTAATTTCTTGACAGTTAATTTGTGCATTCTGATTTGATGGGCACTATGGCTACTATAAGATTTAACCTTAAATTATGTCCAAGATGGGATGCAACATACACATTGTTTGGTTTATAGGAACTTGCATTCACTTAGTACCAAGTGGGTTGTGAGATCAACCAACTACAGcaaaaagatatatatatatacatatccaCTTGTTATGTAAAGTATAACTTATGTATTTACCAAAGGAAACAATAATTACacataataggggttaaagtatgaaattgccattctgttgtaataggtacttggaattgacatagaaccttcatagtttgagatttttgagtacaacttttttcaaatggtacctatgaggttcttcttttaaaaaatgtgcaacattcgattatcgactttcagttctttttttattcagcttagacaagaaagatggatacttcgaaaattcgggTGATTTTTGAATAAGAGTTCCGACATGGAAcgaacgctgcagaaacagctcgcaatactaatgttgcgtttggagaggggactgctaatgaacgcaatatgcgattttgttttaaatgctttgtgatggaaattttgatttgaagaacgatcCACGTGGAAGACCgtccacacatgtgaataacaatgaattgaaagagatggtggaagccgatccgagttAAACTATCCAGAAATTATCGGTATGGTCAAAGTTACCTTATCAGCAAAATTAACTCGTTTGCgtcaaaaaaatatgaaaaatgggttcctcatgatttgactgatctgcagataaaaacgcgtgttgaaacttgtgtttcagaaatgaaggaatattggatcgaattgtgacatgtgatgaaaagtggattctttaagATAAGCGTAAGTGAAAAATGCAATAactgaccccaggtcaaacaCCACAACAGAGTCCCttaagcaaagcttaccaataccaagctaatggtaactgtttggtggtctcagcatggtgttattcactatagctttatctgatctggtcaagcaattaTGGCAGATGTCTAttgtgccgaactccgaacaatgatagcaaaacttgcagtgaatgTGGCAGTTGCATGAGAATGtggcaatttaatttaaaataagattaattaatcatcatcatcattttttctattaccctctgctggggtgtagggctcgaatcaaatttttccatttacatcggtcttgggcagtctgttctagctcctcccacgtcatgcccaagatccttagctcctgctccaccgagcgacgccaagttgttctggggcggcctgaAGATTAATTAAGACTAAGATAAATTATTTGTTACAAATTATATAagactatgacatgtccttcttcatacgaggcttgtggagtgtattaaacggtaggcagcgacttggctctgcccctggcattgctgacgtccatgagcgacggtaaccactcactatcaggtgggtctGGTGGTGGTGCGATGTTAAAACGAGATGAaggaatcatctcaaataattccttagagcactccCAATGGAAAATACGGTACAAAGTACAGAGAGAAgcaaagtccctccgcagacccagtgGTTCCAAATGGTCCGTCAGAATGGAATTATCCataatccgaacggccctcttctgtatggactAGTCacatggaagtagctggtatttgggagccccggcccagaggtgggagcagtactGTACGCGAGGCTGGACTTGTGGTTTGTAAAGCAAaaggtatttgggagccccggcccagaggtgggagcagtactGTACGCGAGGCTGGACTTGTGGTTTGTAAAGCAAAAggctttgtccaggcgtgaagtactgCTTCGCTccgttgaggactcccagcattttggacgccaacttggctttgccttccaaatgactccgaaattggacatcgctcgaaatgtcgaccccaagtatcccgatactgtCGGAATGTTGCAGGGTTACTCTTTGGAATTGCGGCACCATGAAAAATGGGttcttcttcgcagtgaacgcgcaaacttgtctACAACGGGTTTCATTGAATCAAATTCAATTCACCccactcggagactcgccccagagtcCTGtatttcagacacaagtttagatCGTCTCTCCTGCACCACGATCCGAGAAAGACTCTGATTGCCGATATATCGCgtatcccccgtgctgtcatccgcatagcaatgcatgccatcagtagatagcatgtcattgagaTACAGGATGAACAGTGTGGGGgggagcaccgaaccttgtggaacgccagcgttcaTGGTCAcggtatcggagcagcagcctTCTACAACGACAATGATGCTcccccatccaaaaagctagcgatccacttgcagagtctcTCGGGGGTTCCGTAATGGTaccttcgacagaagtgccctatgccagaccctgctGTGCTCCTTTACATGGTCTCACACAAAATATGATAAACAAATTCAGCAAACAACTGATAGCAAATAAGACCTTTTTTAGTGTTCACGTGTATAAACGTTATGTGATGTGTGACTACTCCTattcataaaaattaataatgacAACATAACAATTAATAGATGATTCACTATTTTGTTAGATTGttatataatgtaaaataaaatgtagaggGGAACCCTAACATTCTTGTATTATTTCTTGCGATtatcgctttttttattgttcctaAAGCACTTCCACTCTTCTTTGTCTATTTATCTTTATTGTCGCTTTCTTTTAAAACGACTTTcgtttacatacatacatacaattcattattatgaaaattaaacaggaaatatataaatatggtaACAAATATCTACTGGAACGTTGAATTCAAAGAAAATGGGTATAGGCAAATTATTGGTGATGagatttagtatttatttttccttatattattattaataataataataataattaaaaaatctaataatttaaaataatttaaaaaatcgcaAAAGTCGGCAATGCCCAGGGAGATAAACAAAGACCACATGCCCTATccttaaagataaaaataacttGTTTATTATTGCAAATGACTgcatagttgttttttttaatactttgctAATAGGACAGACGTGGCGAACGACGAACAATGACAAGCAATCGATGACTCATAATTTTCAGGcgttaattgatttttttaaaaatttgtattCCAGATAAagaatttcatttttcatacctatgaaaaaaaaaatcgtcaattGAAAAAGAATGATTAAGTCATTCACGATTTCACGAAATAAATTTAGTGACAAATCGATCGAGCAAAACAAATCGTGTACGCATCCGTTATTATTTTGAAAGGTACAAAATAAgtcgcaataaaattaaattagatattATTTGCAAATACACCTTATCATCGAAACTGCTTAACAtctttagataaatatgacctagaaatataaaaaaaaatacaaccaaGTATCACACATTATGCAACATTTGATCGAAATGTTGTTATGTACACGCAATATGATAACGTTAAACTTATTAGGTGTATTGATAATATgaaaaacatgtttttgtttttcattgccTACCTTTAATGTATTGACTGTAGTGGCACGCATTAGTCGAAAAATTGAAGGCCATTGGAAAGATAATAATATCAGCCGTTGAATGCGCTTATTTACGCAGTTTTCGAATGAtggtaaaatatatattacgcCTCAACTGTTTAAGATCGAAATTCAAATGCTAGTTTGCGATTTTTATAAATGGGAGTTAAGAATGGCCTTGACGGTTTAAATAATACGCAACAGGCGTTTTGCGACGCCACTGCTTGTCGTAAAAACACGTCATGACACACCCATTCGTAGACTAATAAGGTTGCTTGTATTTCGTTACGTTTATAAAGATCTTATTTCATGATCGGTGGGTGTgtcgttttaaattaaaaataaaatacaggtcTCGAAtaactattctatttatttataatgtgttCAAATATTATTCAATACATCGTAAGCgtgaatgtttattttatttttcaaggtttttatttttacatatcaGATCTGTAAGTCTGTCAACATTTTTAGTCTTAAACCATTTTTTTCTAGTTACGTCTACTAATTTTAGAAATATTGTACTGTAATACtaaatctatacagaaatatatttaaacttagAGACCTGCGACTTAAATAGAAAAGGTGGCTGGCGATATTGACACGATCAATTAAAAAACGTCGCGATACAATACATATAAAATGAACTGCACGTGGGTGATGCGtcgtcttcttcttttttttttatccttccTGTACTCATAGCCTTGAGACCCTATATTAGCGTtaccgaacgagtaggtgagctcacggggctcaaacctggcgaagttgctaacactgaccctagcaagagcagtacttcgccgaatctaccaccggatcggaaacccgacccactgagaagatccggcgagaactcaGTGAGTGGGCTACCGTCGTCTTCATTTTAGGCttattaaagtcgtcgtggcctaaaggataaaacttCCGATGCATTCGAgttgagcgatacaccggtgatcgaatcccaggcgggtaccattttttctaatgaaatacttactcaacaaatgttcatgattgacttccacggtgaaggaataatatcgtgtaataaaaataaaacccgcaaaattataatttgcgtaattactggtggtaggacctcttgtgagtccgcacgggtaggtacctccgccttgcctatttttgccgtaaagcagtaatgcgttttggtttgaagggtggggcagccgttgtaactaactatacttgataccttataacttatatctcaaggtgggtttcgcatttacgttgtagatgtctatgggctccagtgaccacttaataccaggtgggctgtgagctcgtccccccatcgaggcaataaaaaaaaaaaaaaaaaaccaaattccgTTAAACGAAAAATATTATGCATAGACTAAATAATTagtagttttgtttttgttagtaATCTATATTGGGTTTACGTTAAAACACGTTGCTATGATCCCATTACGGCTTCGGGAACATTTACCTTCAGACTCCTTGTGTATCATACTGCTAATTAGTAGCTTAATTAATTCTTGAGAATAGAGGAAAAAAACcttcataatttattttgaaatttcaacatttcaaattataatttaactgaGAAGCTGAAAGTTATAAGTAAATTTGAAGTACTTTTTTTCTTGGCCAGATTACTCCcgtgcgttccgatttgaaggattAGACAGCTTTATACAgcacaattgagatttcgaccacATGTGTCGAGGTGGGTCAGTTTGTGACgcctatggactccagtaaagcacttaacaccaagcggggcgtgagctcgttcactacGCAAAAAATACCACTAATAAAATTGTGTTTATGCtattaaaactttaacattaataggtacctaataaaaataaaataagcgttaaattaagtaacaaaaatttatttaatgtcgtACCAGTCTCTGtttatgtgtttttattaaaataatttttctttaacTGGTGTCATATACTGCTtctaggataaaaaaaataaaaagctcaaaaagaaaaaaacaattgtagtaaatttttaataaacatttcggATAATCATTTCAACCTTTGTTTTTGCAGCACATTCCATTGTTATTATTACTCTACCTTTCAGTTTTATCGATCCATAACGAGGAAATGGCGTCAACAGAAAagctgtaattaaattattaatggcTTACTTaatcgaaattaaattaaatataacgtAATTAAATTCAGTGATTAGAGGGATAGTTTGAAATTTTTACGCTATTTATTTTTAGGCTACTGCTGAAATAAAATCTGTTGCTACCGCCAAAGCAGTTTGCGTGTTGTACTTACTCCGTGATTGTGCTACAGCTCGAGGcttaattttaaaacgaataCTTTCGCAACATGGTGCGAGTGGCGCGACATCACGCCATCCACACCACGCGACCAACCCGTCGCTTCGTAATACTTATAATTTGTACAAGTTTTCCTTTTAGT
The Bombyx mori chromosome 5, ASM3026992v2 DNA segment above includes these coding regions:
- the RGPC gene encoding ras-related GTP-binding protein (The RefSeq protein has 16 substitutions compared to this genomic sequence); amino-acid sequence: MSYQDDPNGYVGSFPKDFTYGPFEQNGDGDSSSLQDDHKPRILLRGLRRSGKSSIQKVVFHKMSPNETWFLESTNQMVKDDINNSSLVQFQIWDFPGQIDFLDPTFDSDTILGGCGALVFVIDAQDDYQDALDKLQLTVTKAYRVNSNIKSEVFIHKVDGLNDDYKMDSQGDIHHRATDDLAEAGLHHVHLSFHLTSIYDHSIFEAFSKVVQKLIPQWPTLENLLNILISNSGIEKAFLLDVVSRIYIATDSSPVDMQSYELGCDMMDVVMDISCIYGMVDETETNTFNNESSSLIKLNNGTVLYLREVNKFLALVCILREENFQKQGVIDYNFLCFRHAITQVFELRNKCQSSGTDRRRSGTPDAVPNGAADSTESTSDHSQPQLA
- the RGPC gene encoding ras-related GTP-binding protein isoform X1: MDDPNCYVGSFPKDFTYGPFEQNGDGDSSSLQDDHKPRILLMGLRRSGKSSIQKVVFHKMSPNETLFLESTNQIVKDDINNSSFVQFQIWDFPGQIDFFDPTFDSDTIFGGCGALVFVIDAQDDYQDALDKLQLTVTKAYRVNSNIKFEVFIHKVDGLNDDYKMESQRDIHHRATDDLAEAGLHHVHLSFHLTSIYDHSIFEAFSKVVQKLIPQLPTLENLLNILISNSGIEKAFLFDVVSKIYIATDSSPVDMQSYELCCDMIDVVIDISCIYGMVDETETNTFNNESSSLIKLNNGTVLYLREVNKFLALVCILREENFQKQGVIDYNFLCFRHAITQVFELRNKCQSSGTDRRRSGTPDAVPNGAADSTESTSDHSQPQLA